Proteins found in one Sphingobium sp. V4 genomic segment:
- a CDS encoding disulfide bond formation protein B codes for MKSLSLARALALLTPVLLLGGAYASQYIGGLHPCEMCWWQRYPHMAAIPLALVAYAVRGRACISALFVGLAGLAIGISGGIGLFHAGVEYGWWEGLTTCSTAPTGGSAADLLNQIMASPITRCDVAPWSLLGISLAGYNGLLSGAAALAILALLLKARKA; via the coding sequence ATGAAGAGCCTTTCTCTCGCCCGCGCCCTCGCGCTGCTGACGCCGGTCCTGCTGCTGGGCGGCGCCTATGCTTCCCAATATATTGGCGGCCTCCATCCATGCGAAATGTGCTGGTGGCAGCGTTATCCCCATATGGCGGCGATCCCGCTGGCGCTTGTCGCCTATGCCGTGCGGGGGCGCGCCTGCATCAGCGCGCTGTTCGTGGGGCTGGCGGGCCTGGCCATCGGCATCAGCGGCGGCATCGGCCTGTTCCACGCCGGGGTCGAATATGGCTGGTGGGAAGGGCTGACCACCTGCTCCACCGCTCCCACCGGGGGCAGCGCGGCCGACCTGCTGAACCAGATCATGGCCAGCCCGATCACCCGGTGCGACGTGGCGCCCTGGAGCCTGCTGGGCATTTCGCTGGCGGGCTATAACGGCCTCTTGTCCGGCGCGGCCGCGCTCGCCATCTTGGCGTTGCTTCTGAAAGCGAGGAAGGCATGA
- a CDS encoding S41 family peptidase yields MKSTFLQGAIALGALALIPATTAALADGEASSYKALDEFMDVFQKVRSDYVEKVDDEKLIKGAIDGMLASLDPHSSFLDARDFQNLRTQTEGSYGGLGLSVTQEDGAVKVIAPTQDTPAWRAGIKAGDYITHIDGQLIYGGTLDEAVDKMRGQPGTSLKLTIVRAGRDKPIDLTLTREIIQLKPVKWEVKNGIGVINIVSFSANTGADVRQAIRSIDKSLGHKPTGYILDLRSNPGGLLDEAVSVSDAFLERGEIVSQRGRAKGDVERYYAKPGDDAKGLPVIVLVDAGSASASEIVAGALQDQHRGLVMGERSFGKGSVQTMLPLSNTTALKLTTARYYTPSGRSVQEGGIQPDIRVPQLSDPDYKNRPKFRESDLRRHLINEIKTDDKALEEDAKDDPRFAMTAEELKKKGVEDFQLDYALKTIARLAGTPGATVAAAQVAARKPGAK; encoded by the coding sequence ATGAAATCCACCTTCCTCCAGGGCGCGATCGCGCTCGGGGCGCTTGCGCTCATTCCCGCCACCACCGCGGCGCTCGCCGATGGGGAGGCGTCGAGCTACAAGGCGCTCGATGAATTCATGGACGTGTTCCAGAAGGTCCGCAGCGACTATGTCGAGAAGGTCGACGACGAAAAGCTGATCAAGGGCGCGATCGACGGGATGCTCGCCAGCCTCGATCCACACAGCAGCTTCCTCGACGCGCGCGACTTCCAGAATCTGCGCACCCAGACGGAGGGCAGCTATGGAGGCCTCGGCCTCTCGGTCACGCAGGAGGATGGCGCGGTCAAGGTGATCGCGCCGACGCAGGATACCCCCGCCTGGCGCGCCGGGATCAAGGCCGGCGACTATATCACCCATATCGACGGGCAGCTCATCTACGGCGGCACGCTGGACGAGGCGGTCGACAAGATGCGCGGGCAGCCGGGCACCAGCCTGAAGCTCACCATCGTGCGCGCCGGACGCGACAAGCCGATCGACCTTACGCTGACGCGGGAGATCATCCAGCTCAAGCCCGTCAAATGGGAAGTGAAGAACGGCATCGGCGTCATCAACATCGTCAGCTTCTCGGCCAATACCGGGGCGGACGTGCGCCAGGCGATCCGCAGCATCGACAAGAGCCTGGGCCACAAGCCGACCGGCTATATCCTCGACCTGCGCTCCAACCCCGGCGGGCTGCTGGACGAGGCGGTGTCGGTCAGCGACGCCTTCCTGGAGCGGGGCGAGATCGTGTCGCAGCGCGGCAGGGCCAAGGGCGATGTCGAACGCTATTATGCCAAGCCCGGCGACGATGCGAAGGGCCTGCCGGTCATCGTGCTGGTCGACGCGGGATCGGCGTCGGCGTCGGAAATCGTCGCGGGCGCCTTGCAGGACCAGCATCGCGGCCTGGTGATGGGCGAACGCAGCTTCGGCAAGGGCAGCGTCCAGACCATGCTGCCGCTCAGCAACACAACGGCGCTCAAGCTGACCACGGCCCGCTATTACACGCCATCGGGCCGCAGCGTGCAGGAAGGCGGCATCCAGCCCGACATCCGCGTGCCGCAGCTGTCCGACCCCGATTACAAGAATCGCCCCAAATTCCGGGAAAGCGACCTGCGCCGCCACCTGATCAACGAGATCAAGACCGACGACAAGGCGCTGGAGGAGGATGCGAAGGACGATCCGCGCTTCGCGATGACAGCCGAGGAGCTGAAGAAGAAGGGCGTGGAGGATTTCCAGCTCGACTATGCGCTCAAGACGATCGCGCGCCTGGCCGGCACGCCGGGCGCGACCGTCGCGGCGGCGCAGGTCGCCGCGCGCAAGCCGGGAGCGAAATAG
- a CDS encoding peptidoglycan DD-metalloendopeptidase family protein — protein MKRSILIAGGLAGLSAFAATRLPAADDSAIILPGTAGTTLAQEQQALRAARRQSDEARDRSARLDQQAATARDEAEQARRRAAAVAARIQQAEADIQAAQARIAIIARMQRAQAARLATRQEPIVRLTAALQMMARRPLGLALVQPGSVGDAVHMRAVLGQILPVIQQRTAGLRAELEKSRALRATAQQAADALTQAQSDRRQQQTALAALEAQKRIAARDYRANAGLESERALALGERARDIVDLMNRLEDAGDLRDRLAALSGPLLRPARPDRAGAAPPERTASAGGPPPYRLPVIGQLVTGMGEVNDGGVRSRGLTLVTQPGAQAIAPTAGRVAFAGPYRDYGQILIIDHGQGWTTLITGLHRVTAQVGDSVRQGEPVGVTGAERPNITVELRRNGRPVDIVPLVGLG, from the coding sequence GTGAAGCGCAGCATCCTCATCGCAGGCGGACTGGCGGGCTTGTCCGCCTTCGCAGCCACGCGCCTGCCCGCCGCCGACGACAGCGCCATCATCCTGCCGGGCACCGCCGGCACGACCCTGGCGCAGGAGCAGCAGGCGCTCCGGGCCGCCCGCCGCCAGTCGGACGAGGCCCGCGACCGCTCCGCCCGCCTCGACCAGCAGGCGGCCACCGCCCGCGACGAGGCCGAGCAGGCGCGCCGCCGCGCCGCCGCCGTCGCCGCCCGCATCCAGCAGGCGGAGGCCGACATCCAGGCCGCGCAGGCCCGCATCGCCATCATCGCGCGGATGCAGCGCGCCCAGGCCGCCCGGCTCGCGACCAGGCAGGAGCCGATCGTCCGCCTGACCGCGGCGCTCCAGATGATGGCGCGCCGCCCGCTGGGACTGGCGCTGGTCCAGCCCGGATCGGTCGGCGACGCGGTCCATATGCGCGCGGTGCTGGGCCAGATCCTGCCCGTCATCCAGCAGCGCACCGCCGGCCTGCGCGCCGAACTGGAGAAGAGCCGGGCGCTCCGCGCCACGGCGCAGCAGGCCGCGGACGCCCTGACGCAGGCGCAGAGCGACCGCAGGCAGCAGCAGACCGCGCTTGCCGCGCTGGAGGCGCAGAAGCGCATCGCCGCCCGCGACTATCGCGCCAATGCGGGACTGGAAAGCGAACGCGCGCTGGCGCTGGGCGAACGCGCCCGCGACATTGTCGACCTGATGAACCGGCTGGAGGATGCAGGCGACCTGCGCGACCGGCTGGCCGCCCTGTCCGGCCCGCTGCTGCGCCCCGCCCGCCCCGACCGGGCGGGCGCCGCGCCGCCGGAACGCACCGCGTCGGCCGGCGGCCCGCCCCCCTATCGCCTGCCGGTGATCGGCCAGCTCGTCACCGGCATGGGCGAGGTCAATGACGGCGGGGTCCGATCACGCGGCCTGACGCTGGTGACGCAGCCCGGCGCGCAGGCGATCGCCCCCACAGCCGGTCGCGTCGCCTTCGCCGGTCCCTATCGCGACTATGGCCAGATCCTCATCATCGACCATGGCCAGGGCTGGACCACGCTCATCACCGGCCTGCACCGCGTCACCGCGCAGGTCGGCGACAGCGTGCGCCAAGGCGAACCCGTCGGCGTCACCGGCGCGGAACGGCCCAACATCACCGTGGAACTGCGCCGCAACGGGCGGCCGGTGGACATCGTGCCGCTGGTGGGGCTGGGTTAA
- a CDS encoding 23S rRNA (pseudouridine(1915)-N(3))-methyltransferase RlmH, with amino-acid sequence MLLHIIARGKIGRSPEADLVDRYVKRLTMPHKITEMPDRGGKLPPVGPGTVTVMLDEKGKQLGSMDFARRIEGWRDAGTRECRFLIGAADGFGDAERASADLLVAFGAMTWPHMMARAMLAEQLWRACSILANHPYHREG; translated from the coding sequence ATGCTGCTCCACATCATCGCGCGCGGAAAGATCGGGCGTTCCCCCGAAGCGGATCTGGTCGACCGTTACGTCAAGCGGCTGACCATGCCGCACAAGATCACCGAAATGCCTGACCGGGGCGGCAAATTGCCTCCCGTCGGTCCCGGCACAGTCACGGTCATGCTGGACGAGAAGGGCAAGCAGCTTGGCTCCATGGACTTTGCCCGGCGAATCGAGGGCTGGCGCGACGCGGGCACGCGGGAATGCCGCTTCCTGATCGGGGCCGCGGACGGGTTCGGCGACGCCGAGCGGGCGAGCGCGGACCTGCTGGTCGCCTTCGGCGCGATGACCTGGCCGCACATGATGGCGCGCGCGATGCTGGCCGAGCAGCTCTGGCGCGCCTGTTCGATCCTCGCAAACCACCCCTATCATCGCGAAGGGTAG
- the rsfS gene encoding ribosome silencing factor, translating to MTRPAPANDTAPSADSVAALHALVMQSLDDDQAQETISIPLEGKSSIADHMVIASGRSSRQVAAMAQHLAERIKKETGRSARVEGLPVADWVLIDAGDVIVHLFKPEVRSFYNLERMWGFVDTPVAGTA from the coding sequence TTGACCAGACCCGCCCCTGCCAACGATACGGCGCCCAGCGCCGATTCCGTGGCCGCCCTGCACGCCCTTGTCATGCAGTCGCTCGACGACGACCAGGCGCAGGAAACCATCTCCATCCCCCTGGAAGGCAAGAGCAGCATCGCCGATCACATGGTGATCGCGAGCGGCCGCTCGTCGCGCCAGGTCGCGGCGATGGCCCAGCATCTCGCCGAGAGGATCAAGAAGGAAACGGGCCGCTCCGCGCGGGTCGAGGGCCTGCCGGTCGCCGACTGGGTGCTGATCGACGCGGGCGACGTGATCGTCCATCTGTTCAAGCCGGAAGTGCGCAGCTTCTACAATCTGGAACGGATGTGGGGCTTCGTCGACACGCCGGTCGCGGGCACCGCCTGA
- a CDS encoding nicotinate-nucleotide adenylyltransferase — translation MRRIGLLGGSFNPAHGGHRAISLFAHQALGLDEVWWLVSAGNPLKPAKGMAPLPARVARAQRVARRAPIRATAIERPLRTRYTIDTLRALVRRYPRHRFIWLMGADNLAQFGQWKDWRGIARQMPIAVVARPGYDDVARGSAAMSWLRRFVRPARQSAEWTNWRVPALVLLRFCPDPRSATLLRQADPLWHREYEATRVRDPLTRRYIV, via the coding sequence ATGAGACGCATCGGCCTGCTCGGCGGTTCCTTCAATCCGGCGCATGGAGGGCATCGCGCCATTTCCCTGTTCGCGCACCAGGCCCTGGGGCTGGACGAGGTCTGGTGGCTGGTGTCGGCGGGCAATCCGCTCAAGCCCGCCAAGGGCATGGCGCCGCTCCCCGCCCGCGTCGCCCGCGCGCAACGGGTCGCGCGCCGCGCGCCGATTCGCGCCACCGCGATCGAGCGTCCGTTGCGCACCCGCTACACGATCGACACGCTGCGCGCGCTGGTCCGCCGCTACCCGCGCCATCGCTTCATCTGGCTGATGGGCGCGGACAATCTGGCCCAGTTCGGCCAATGGAAGGACTGGCGCGGCATTGCGCGGCAGATGCCCATTGCCGTGGTCGCCCGTCCCGGCTATGATGACGTTGCCCGTGGCTCTGCGGCCATGAGCTGGCTGCGGCGCTTCGTCCGGCCCGCGCGCCAGAGTGCAGAATGGACGAATTGGAGAGTGCCGGCGCTCGTGCTATTGCGCTTTTGCCCTGATCCAAGATCGGCGACCCTGCTGCGGCAGGCGGACCCCCTCTGGCATCGCGAATATGAAGCAACGCGTGTGCGCGATCCGCTCACGCGCCGGTATATCGTCTAG
- the purH gene encoding bifunctional phosphoribosylaminoimidazolecarboxamide formyltransferase/IMP cyclohydrolase — translation MSDVTIKRALLSVSDKAGLIELGQALGRHGVELVSTGGTAKALRDAGLEVKDISDLTGFPEMMDGRVKTLHPKVHGGLLAVRNNPEHVAAMEAHAIGAIDLVVVNLYPFAATVAKGADRDEIIENIDIGGPSMVRSAAKNHESVAIVTDPADYARLIAEMDEKGGATSYDFRRMLAAKAYAATAAYDSMIASWFAFADQGVMFPETLAVSSKLGATLRYGENPHQSAALYLPVGPTANGIAQAEQIQGKELSYNNYNDADAALELVSEFRDGPPTVVIVKHANPCGVATGDTLIEAYEAALACDSVSAFGGIIAVNRPLDGPTAEAISGIFTEVVAAPDANEEARAIFAKKKNLRLLLTGDLPDPARPGLQIKSIAGGLLVQSRDNGQVDRDALKVVTKRAPTDQELKDCLFAWTVAKHVKSNAIVYARDGSTAGVGAGQMNRLESARIAAWKAKDAAEKAGWSTPRTIGSAVASDAFFPFADGLLAAVEAGATAVIQPGGSIRDDEVIAAADDAGLAMVFTGMRHFRH, via the coding sequence ATGTCCGACGTCACCATCAAGCGCGCCCTCCTGTCCGTCTCCGACAAGGCGGGCCTTATCGAACTGGGCCAGGCGCTGGGCAGGCATGGCGTCGAACTGGTGTCGACCGGCGGCACCGCGAAGGCGCTGCGCGACGCGGGTCTGGAGGTCAAGGACATCTCCGACCTCACCGGTTTCCCCGAAATGATGGATGGTCGCGTCAAGACGCTGCATCCCAAGGTCCATGGCGGCCTGCTGGCGGTGCGGAACAACCCGGAGCATGTCGCCGCGATGGAGGCGCACGCTATCGGTGCGATCGACCTGGTCGTCGTCAATCTCTATCCCTTCGCCGCCACGGTCGCGAAAGGTGCGGACCGCGACGAGATCATCGAGAATATCGACATTGGCGGCCCGTCCATGGTCCGCTCCGCCGCGAAGAATCACGAAAGCGTCGCGATCGTCACCGATCCGGCGGACTATGCCCGCCTGATAGCGGAAATGGACGAAAAGGGCGGTGCCACCAGCTACGACTTCCGCCGGATGCTGGCCGCGAAAGCCTATGCGGCCACCGCCGCCTATGATTCGATGATCGCCAGCTGGTTCGCCTTCGCCGATCAGGGCGTCATGTTCCCCGAGACGCTCGCCGTGTCGAGCAAGCTCGGCGCAACCCTGCGCTATGGCGAAAATCCTCACCAGTCGGCCGCGCTCTACCTGCCGGTCGGGCCGACCGCCAACGGCATCGCCCAGGCCGAGCAGATCCAGGGCAAGGAACTCTCCTACAACAATTATAACGACGCCGACGCCGCGCTGGAGCTGGTCAGCGAGTTTCGCGACGGTCCGCCGACCGTGGTGATCGTCAAGCACGCCAATCCCTGCGGCGTCGCCACCGGCGACACGCTGATCGAGGCCTATGAGGCCGCGCTCGCCTGCGACAGCGTGTCGGCCTTCGGCGGCATCATCGCCGTCAACCGCCCGCTCGACGGCCCGACCGCCGAAGCGATCAGCGGCATCTTCACCGAAGTCGTCGCCGCGCCCGACGCCAATGAGGAAGCCAGGGCGATCTTCGCGAAGAAGAAGAATCTCCGTCTGCTGCTGACCGGCGACCTGCCCGATCCGGCGCGCCCCGGCCTTCAGATCAAGAGCATCGCCGGCGGCCTGCTGGTCCAGAGCCGCGACAATGGCCAGGTCGACCGTGACGCGCTCAAGGTCGTTACGAAGCGCGCCCCGACCGATCAGGAGCTGAAGGACTGCCTCTTCGCCTGGACCGTCGCCAAGCATGTGAAGTCGAACGCCATCGTCTATGCCAGGGACGGCAGCACCGCAGGCGTCGGCGCGGGCCAGATGAACCGCCTCGAATCCGCGCGCATCGCCGCGTGGAAGGCGAAGGACGCCGCCGAAAAGGCCGGCTGGTCCACCCCGCGCACGATCGGATCGGCGGTCGCCTCCGACGCCTTCTTCCCCTTCGCTGACGGCCTGCTGGCGGCGGTGGAGGCCGGCGCGACGGCGGTGATCCAGCCGGGCGGCTCGATCCGCGACGATGAAGTGATCGCCGCCGCCGACGATGCCGGCCTCGCCATGGTCTTCACCGGGATGCGCCACTTCCGCCACTGA
- a CDS encoding UrcA family protein, protein MTRKTLVALAASLALALPGMASAGSNDMDVIVDGNTGAETRSIAVSVADLNLASSSGLRRADYRLVRASKQVCGFVNGSILPVTEDYRNCFGTAIEGARSDLNALAQRQG, encoded by the coding sequence ATGACCAGAAAAACGCTGGTGGCTCTGGCCGCCTCGCTTGCCCTTGCGCTGCCCGGCATGGCGAGCGCCGGCAGCAACGACATGGATGTGATCGTCGACGGCAATACCGGCGCTGAAACCCGCTCCATCGCCGTGTCCGTGGCCGACCTCAACCTTGCCAGTTCCAGCGGTCTGCGCCGCGCCGACTATCGGCTGGTCCGCGCGTCCAAGCAGGTGTGCGGCTTCGTGAACGGCTCGATCCTGCCGGTGACGGAGGATTATCGCAACTGCTTCGGCACCGCGATCGAGGGCGCGCGCAGCGACCTGAACGCACTGGCGCAGCGCCAGGGCTGA
- a CDS encoding NAD(P)/FAD-dependent oxidoreductase, whose product MPRIDQTVDVAIIGAGPAGLTAAYLLTKQGYSVTVIEKDPVYVGGISRTVELDGFRFDIGGHRFFSKSQQVVDLWNEILPDDFIQRPRMSRIYYEGKFYSYPLRAFEALWNLGVWRSTLCMASFAKARLFPNRDVKSFQDWTVNAFGHKLFSIFFKTYTEKVWGMPCDEMSADWAAQRIKGLSLWGAVKDGLKRSLGLNRKPNDGMETKTLLESFRYPRLGPGMMWEAARDRVVEGGNQVLMAHSFKRLEQDQASDRWRLVAQGPEGDIAINAAHVISSAPMRELAGRIHPLPTTLGQAMDLKYRDFLTVALMVKGEDIFPDNWIYIHDPKVLVGRIQNFRSWSPEMVPDPTLACVGLEYFCFEGDGLWSSTDADLVELAKTEMAALGLCDPADVVGGAVVRQEKAYPVYDDAYAANVLAMRTELEARYPTLHMVGRNGMHRYNNQDHAMMTAMLTVRNIVAGSRVHDVWQVNEDAEYHEAGEEGQDMDAQAALAGVRAVPSRLKAA is encoded by the coding sequence ATGCCGCGTATCGACCAGACTGTGGATGTTGCGATCATCGGGGCCGGCCCGGCTGGCCTGACCGCCGCATATCTTCTGACCAAACAGGGCTATAGCGTCACGGTGATCGAAAAGGATCCCGTTTATGTGGGCGGCATCAGCCGGACGGTGGAGCTTGACGGCTTCCGATTCGATATTGGCGGCCACCGATTCTTTTCCAAGTCGCAGCAGGTCGTCGACCTGTGGAACGAGATATTGCCCGACGACTTCATCCAGCGTCCGCGGATGAGCCGCATATATTATGAGGGCAAATTCTACAGCTATCCGCTCCGCGCGTTCGAGGCGCTGTGGAATCTGGGCGTGTGGCGCTCGACCCTCTGCATGGCGAGCTTCGCCAAGGCCCGCCTCTTCCCGAACCGCGACGTCAAGTCCTTCCAGGACTGGACCGTCAATGCCTTCGGCCACAAACTCTTCTCCATCTTCTTCAAGACCTATACCGAAAAGGTGTGGGGGATGCCGTGTGACGAAATGTCGGCCGACTGGGCGGCGCAGCGGATCAAGGGGCTGTCGCTCTGGGGTGCGGTCAAGGACGGGCTGAAGCGCTCGCTCGGGCTCAACAGGAAGCCCAATGACGGCATGGAAACCAAGACGCTGCTGGAAAGCTTCCGCTATCCCCGTCTTGGCCCCGGCATGATGTGGGAAGCCGCGCGCGACCGGGTGGTCGAGGGTGGCAACCAGGTGCTGATGGCGCACAGCTTCAAGCGGCTGGAGCAGGATCAGGCCAGTGACCGCTGGCGGCTCGTGGCGCAGGGACCGGAGGGCGACATCGCCATCAACGCCGCCCATGTCATCAGTTCCGCACCGATGCGCGAGCTGGCGGGCCGCATCCATCCGCTGCCGACGACCCTGGGCCAGGCGATGGACCTCAAATATCGCGACTTCCTGACCGTGGCGCTGATGGTGAAGGGCGAGGACATCTTCCCCGACAACTGGATCTATATCCACGATCCCAAGGTGCTGGTCGGCCGCATCCAGAATTTCCGCAGCTGGTCGCCGGAAATGGTGCCGGACCCGACGCTCGCCTGCGTGGGCCTTGAATATTTCTGCTTCGAGGGCGACGGTCTCTGGTCCTCGACCGACGCGGACCTGGTCGAACTCGCCAAGACGGAAATGGCCGCGCTGGGCCTGTGCGACCCGGCCGACGTGGTCGGCGGCGCGGTGGTCCGGCAGGAAAAGGCCTATCCGGTCTATGACGACGCCTATGCCGCCAATGTGCTGGCGATGCGGACCGAACTGGAGGCCCGCTATCCCACGCTCCACATGGTCGGCCGCAACGGGATGCACCGCTACAATAATCAGGACCATGCGATGATGACGGCGATGCTGACCGTGCGCAACATCGTCGCCGGATCGCGCGTCCACGACGTATGGCAGGTCAATGAGGATGCCGAATATCATGAAGCGGGCGAGGAAGGGCAGGACATGGACGCGCAGGCGGCTCTCGCCGGCGTCCGCGCCGTGCCGTCGCGGCTGAAGGCGGCCTGA
- a CDS encoding GtrA family protein, with the protein MVGRSAGIAGRLGQFALRLMLARYLIVSIGALCVDTALFLALSQWLMPAGWAAFLGYATGLLVHWSLSVRFVFGDGARPPSHGQRASFVLSGLIGLALTVGTVSALGAVGTPAALAKAMAVLVSFTTVYLVRKHVVFARS; encoded by the coding sequence ATGGTCGGCCGGTCGGCCGGCATCGCGGGGCGGCTGGGCCAGTTCGCCCTGCGCCTGATGCTGGCCCGCTACCTCATCGTCAGCATCGGCGCCCTGTGTGTCGATACCGCCCTGTTCCTGGCCTTGTCGCAATGGCTGATGCCGGCCGGATGGGCTGCGTTTCTGGGCTATGCCACGGGCCTGCTGGTCCATTGGTCGCTGTCGGTGCGCTTCGTCTTCGGCGACGGCGCCCGACCGCCCAGCCATGGCCAGCGCGCCAGCTTCGTCCTGAGCGGGCTGATCGGCCTGGCCCTGACCGTGGGCACGGTCTCGGCGCTCGGCGCCGTCGGCACGCCAGCCGCGCTGGCCAAGGCGATGGCCGTGCTGGTCAGTTTCACCACCGTCTATCTGGTGCGCAAACATGTCGTCTTCGCTCGCTCCTGA
- the msrB gene encoding peptide-methionine (R)-S-oxide reductase MsrB: MNRRHFLGGVATGAAALALWRFGPAQAEPAYPYRLTDAEWRRKLSPWAYKVLRQEATEYPGSSPLNKEHRAGIFSCAGCGQRLFSSRTKFDSGTGWPSFWAALPKAVGTSRDFALGYPRTEVHCARCGGHLGHVFDDGPRPTGKRYCMNGVALAFSPS, translated from the coding sequence ATGAACCGGCGGCATTTCCTGGGTGGCGTCGCGACCGGCGCGGCTGCGCTGGCGCTGTGGCGATTTGGTCCCGCGCAGGCGGAACCGGCCTATCCCTACCGGCTGACCGATGCCGAGTGGCGCCGGAAGCTCAGCCCCTGGGCCTATAAGGTGCTGCGGCAGGAAGCGACCGAATATCCGGGGAGCAGCCCGCTCAACAAGGAGCATCGCGCCGGCATCTTTTCCTGCGCCGGCTGCGGGCAGAGGCTGTTCAGTTCCAGGACCAAGTTCGACAGCGGCACCGGCTGGCCCAGTTTCTGGGCGGCGCTGCCCAAGGCGGTCGGCACCAGCCGCGACTTCGCGCTGGGCTATCCCCGCACCGAAGTGCATTGCGCGCGCTGCGGCGGGCATCTGGGCCATGTGTTCGACGACGGGCCACGGCCCACGGGCAAGCGCTATTGCATGAACGGCGTGGCGCTCGCCTTCAGTCCTTCCTGA
- a CDS encoding ABC transporter permease, with protein sequence MKELWRAAYVIARRDFTAVVLSRTFILFLLGPLLPILIGFAFGGLGEKISSTDLRPIVGVAMAPQDSAALARAHRRLTERMGEQALPRLQRVPTTPSPRVQLARADSEVVAILSGTISHPVLTGKAQDLDRLQGDLSLISSAAKAERTLRLVQVERQEVATSLGAQAQARLVIGRIAQVVMFFLTILLAGMILSNLVEEKTNKIIEILAAAVPIDAIFLGKLMAMLAMSFVGIAFWGGTAFAIFLALGGGATALPAPAVGWPVFLALAILYFAMAYTLLGSLFLGIGAQAATVREVQTLNMPITMGQMLIFFFASYAVDHMGSPAEVAACIFPFSSPFAMIARAAQDATLWPHLVALVWQATFVALIIRVGVLLFRRHVMQSGGRWWKTLFRPATG encoded by the coding sequence ATGAAGGAATTGTGGCGCGCCGCCTATGTCATCGCGCGGCGGGACTTCACCGCCGTCGTGCTGTCGCGCACCTTCATATTGTTCCTGCTCGGGCCGCTGCTGCCGATCCTGATCGGCTTCGCTTTCGGCGGGCTGGGCGAGAAAATCTCCAGCACCGACCTTCGCCCGATCGTCGGCGTCGCGATGGCGCCGCAGGACAGCGCGGCGCTGGCACGGGCGCACCGGCGCCTGACCGAGCGCATGGGCGAGCAGGCGCTGCCCCGGCTCCAGCGGGTGCCGACCACGCCCAGTCCCCGCGTCCAGCTCGCCCGCGCCGATTCGGAAGTGGTGGCGATCCTTTCCGGCACCATTTCCCACCCGGTGCTGACCGGCAAGGCGCAGGATCTGGACCGATTGCAGGGCGACCTCAGCCTGATTTCCAGCGCGGCCAAGGCGGAGCGGACGCTGCGCCTGGTTCAGGTCGAACGGCAGGAGGTCGCCACCAGCCTGGGCGCGCAGGCGCAGGCGCGGCTGGTGATCGGCCGCATCGCGCAGGTGGTGATGTTCTTCCTCACCATTTTGCTGGCGGGCATGATCCTGTCCAATCTGGTCGAGGAAAAAACTAACAAGATCATAGAGATACTGGCAGCCGCCGTGCCGATCGACGCGATTTTCCTGGGCAAGCTGATGGCGATGCTGGCGATGAGCTTCGTCGGCATCGCCTTCTGGGGCGGCACCGCCTTCGCCATCTTCCTGGCGCTGGGGGGCGGCGCCACCGCCCTGCCCGCGCCGGCGGTGGGCTGGCCAGTCTTCCTGGCGCTGGCGATACTCTATTTCGCCATGGCCTACACGCTGCTCGGGTCTCTGTTCCTGGGGATCGGCGCGCAGGCGGCGACGGTGCGCGAGGTGCAGACGCTCAACATGCCGATCACCATGGGGCAGATGCTGATCTTCTTCTTCGCCAGCTATGCAGTCGATCACATGGGTTCCCCGGCGGAGGTCGCGGCCTGCATCTTCCCCTTCAGCTCGCCCTTCGCGATGATCGCCCGCGCCGCACAGGACGCGACCTTGTGGCCGCATCTCGTCGCGCTGGTCTGGCAGGCGACGTTCGTCGCGCTCATCATCCGGGTGGGCGTCCTGCTGTTCCGCCGCCATGTGATGCAGTCGGGCGGGCGCTGGTGGAAGACGCTGTTCAGGCCCGCGACAGGCTGA